In the genome of Chryseobacterium oryzae, one region contains:
- a CDS encoding glycosyltransferase family 2 protein: protein MKDSKISALLIVFNEEKNIEEALKTVEFADEIIVLDSFSTDSTVEIIKTKFPKVQLYQNKFEDFTKQRNLCISYAKSEWILFLDADERITPELKNDILKEIKKPVTQKAYFFKRKFFFKGEKVNYSGTQNDKNIRLFKREVAHYDEHKRVHEGLDSVENPGVLEHYLLHYSFDSYESYHDKVIHYSKLKAKDLYEKKIKYRLIKQLSKSIFNFFKMYILKLGILDGRKGITLSYLSALSSFKTYEFLKKEYA, encoded by the coding sequence ATGAAAGATTCGAAAATTAGCGCATTACTCATTGTATTCAATGAAGAGAAAAACATTGAAGAAGCATTAAAAACTGTTGAATTTGCAGATGAAATAATTGTTTTAGATTCCTTTAGTACAGATAGTACAGTAGAAATTATAAAAACTAAATTTCCTAAAGTTCAGCTTTATCAAAATAAATTTGAAGATTTTACAAAACAGCGAAATCTTTGTATTTCTTACGCCAAAAGCGAATGGATTTTATTTTTAGATGCCGATGAACGCATTACTCCCGAACTTAAAAATGATATTCTGAAAGAAATAAAAAAACCGGTTACCCAAAAAGCTTATTTTTTTAAAAGAAAATTCTTTTTCAAGGGCGAAAAGGTTAATTATTCTGGAACTCAAAATGATAAAAATATTCGTCTTTTCAAACGAGAAGTTGCTCATTATGATGAACATAAAAGAGTACATGAAGGATTAGACTCCGTAGAAAATCCCGGTGTTCTGGAACATTATCTCTTGCATTATTCATTCGATTCTTACGAAAGTTATCATGATAAGGTAATTCATTATTCTAAGTTAAAAGCAAAAGATCTGTATGAGAAGAAAATTAAGTACAGACTAATTAAGCAACTCTCAAAAAGTATATTTAATTTTTTTAAAATGTATATTCTTAAATTGGGTATTCTTGATGGCAGAAAGGGAATCACATTATCTTATTTAAGTGCTTTAAGCTCATTCAAAACCTATGAATTTCTGAAGAAAGAATATGCATAA
- a CDS encoding glycosyltransferase family 2 protein, whose translation MRLSVAIITFNEDRIIQKNLEAVQDLADEIVIIDSFSTDATEEICRKFPKVKFIQHQFEGFGKQKNFAISQCSGDWILFLDADEIPDETAKNSIKNIVAESNPKFLVYNIAFNNIFLGKTLKYGGWGNTKRERFFKKNAGKYSEDIVHECFITSEPVGLLTGKLNHYTYKDIHHHIEKSNKYTSMMAEKMYRKGKRSSIFKILFNPFFQFIKSYIIRLGFLDGLVGYYAANTAAFYTFLKYKKLYELHNVKKQ comes from the coding sequence ATGAGGCTTTCTGTAGCAATTATTACTTTTAACGAGGATAGAATCATCCAAAAAAATCTTGAAGCAGTTCAGGATTTGGCAGATGAAATCGTTATAATCGACAGCTTTTCCACAGATGCTACAGAAGAGATTTGCAGAAAATTTCCCAAAGTAAAATTTATACAGCATCAGTTTGAAGGTTTTGGAAAACAGAAAAATTTCGCCATCAGTCAATGTTCAGGGGACTGGATTCTGTTTTTGGATGCCGATGAAATTCCTGATGAAACAGCGAAAAATTCCATAAAAAATATCGTTGCAGAAAGTAATCCTAAGTTTTTGGTTTATAATATTGCATTCAATAATATATTTCTAGGGAAAACTTTAAAGTATGGAGGTTGGGGAAACACCAAAAGAGAGCGTTTTTTCAAGAAAAATGCAGGAAAGTATTCTGAAGATATCGTTCATGAATGTTTTATTACGTCTGAACCTGTAGGATTGCTTACCGGGAAGCTCAATCATTACACGTACAAAGATATTCATCACCATATCGAGAAATCTAATAAATATACTTCGATGATGGCAGAAAAGATGTATAGAAAAGGGAAACGATCTAGTATTTTCAAGATTTTGTTCAATCCCTTTTTTCAGTTTATTAAGTCTTACATTATCAGACTGGGCTTTTTGGATGGTTTGGTAGGATATTATGCGGCTAATACGGCAGCGTTTTATACTTTTCTCAAATACAAGAAACTGTACGAACTTCATAATGTGAAAAAACAATGA
- a CDS encoding polysaccharide deacetylase family protein: MILNFIKGIFGISSPSDLRILMYHQVSPEKNEARNELDISVIKLEEQLKYISQNFETIFFKELEAKREVKKKLIITFDDGYYNNLVYLVPLLKKYKLKASIGIPTKLIEKDLEKIPGLYMSFDQIKSLPEEHVEIVLHSHNHHNYAEMSLADAERDIDENITTLEKHHIPFSRVLVYPYGKFPKKDVQKKMFFKLLEKKGIFAALRIGNNLTSFPWKNKYEVKRINIESSDSFATFRKKLRFGKIKF; the protein is encoded by the coding sequence ATGATTCTGAATTTTATAAAAGGAATTTTCGGAATTTCTTCCCCCTCAGATCTCAGAATTTTAATGTATCATCAGGTTTCGCCTGAAAAAAATGAAGCAAGAAACGAACTTGATATTTCTGTAATAAAGCTGGAAGAACAACTTAAATATATCTCTCAAAATTTTGAAACTATCTTTTTTAAAGAGCTTGAAGCAAAGAGAGAGGTTAAAAAAAAGCTCATTATTACCTTTGATGACGGATATTACAATAATCTTGTCTATTTAGTTCCGCTTCTTAAAAAATATAAACTGAAAGCTTCGATTGGTATTCCTACAAAACTTATTGAGAAAGATCTTGAAAAAATCCCCGGGCTTTACATGAGTTTTGACCAAATAAAATCTTTGCCGGAAGAGCATGTAGAAATTGTGCTGCACAGCCACAACCATCACAATTATGCCGAAATGAGCCTTGCTGATGCAGAAAGAGATATTGACGAAAATATTACCACGCTGGAAAAACATCACATCCCTTTTTCGCGGGTTTTGGTTTATCCATATGGTAAATTTCCCAAAAAGGATGTTCAGAAAAAAATGTTTTTTAAGCTTTTGGAAAAGAAAGGTATTTTTGCGGCCTTACGAATAGGAAATAATCTCACCTCTTTCCCCTGGAAAAATAAATATGAAGTAAAACGAATCAATATTGAAAGCAGTGACAGCTTTGCCACATTCAGAAAAAAACTTCGGTTTGGAAAAATTAAGTTTTAG
- a CDS encoding glycosyltransferase family 4 protein — protein MKKRILIDVERLKYPKSGIANVCFSLIKGFNELKSDFDFSFYGPEKNIPQMQQKFHIIPWKFWQKKIAISTKKFNLIHTTHQLSDYFHHKRAGQKKIVTLHDLNFLHDQSSNRKINKSKKLVQKNIGNADAIVCISEFVKKDFIKNKPLFNLKKDVEIEVIYNGLQFPDDDIINFPHKFDFISKKFILTIGVLFPKKNQQVLLDMIAKNDRDLVVITSGSKSDYKDQFLAKIKDLNLEKRVYILENVSNEEKYFLLKNCEGYCHPSLAEGFGIPPVEAMYFGKPVFLSRLTSLPEIGGNLAFYFDDFDAEKMNEIYLNGINQYNSDAEMPEMLHKRALGFGYKKMAEAYEKLYAKMLS, from the coding sequence ATGAAAAAGAGAATTCTGATAGATGTAGAACGTTTAAAATACCCCAAATCTGGCATTGCCAATGTATGTTTTTCTCTGATTAAAGGTTTTAATGAGCTTAAATCTGATTTTGACTTTTCTTTTTATGGTCCCGAAAAGAATATTCCCCAAATGCAACAGAAATTCCACATCATTCCATGGAAATTCTGGCAGAAGAAAATTGCAATTAGCACAAAGAAATTCAATCTCATCCATACTACGCATCAGCTTTCAGATTATTTCCATCATAAAAGAGCAGGGCAAAAAAAAATTGTAACCCTTCATGATCTTAATTTTCTTCACGACCAGAGCTCTAACAGAAAGATTAACAAATCAAAAAAGCTGGTGCAGAAAAATATAGGAAATGCAGATGCAATTGTCTGTATTTCAGAATTTGTAAAGAAAGATTTTATTAAGAATAAACCACTTTTCAATCTTAAAAAAGATGTAGAAATAGAAGTAATCTATAACGGACTGCAGTTTCCTGATGATGATATAATTAATTTTCCCCATAAGTTTGATTTTATCAGTAAAAAATTTATTCTCACGATTGGCGTTCTTTTTCCGAAAAAAAATCAGCAGGTTTTATTAGATATGATTGCTAAAAACGATCGGGATTTGGTTGTAATTACCTCCGGATCAAAATCTGATTATAAAGATCAGTTCTTAGCTAAAATTAAAGATTTAAATCTTGAAAAAAGGGTTTATATTCTGGAAAATGTAAGTAACGAAGAAAAATATTTTCTCCTGAAAAATTGTGAGGGATACTGTCATCCTTCTTTGGCAGAAGGTTTCGGAATTCCGCCTGTAGAAGCAATGTACTTCGGGAAACCGGTTTTTTTGAGCAGATTGACAAGTCTTCCTGAGATTGGCGGTAACCTTGCATTTTATTTTGATGATTTCGATGCCGAAAAAATGAATGAAATTTACCTGAACGGTATAAACCAATATAACAGTGATGCAGAAATGCCCGAGATGCTTCACAAACGAGCTTTGGGATTTGGTTATAAAAAGATGGCTGAGGCTTACGAAAAACTGTATGCTAAAATGCTTTCCTAA
- a CDS encoding glycosyltransferase family protein, whose amino-acid sequence MKICLISFDFWHYDEHIVARLKEKGVDAHHINIGAYTHKNFGARLKNTFSKVFLGKNLKYQNRQNFIIDSLKKIGKQDQILVINPEAIEERTHEVIRSYTERNIAYLYDSMRRNPAEHILHFFDAVFSFDYEDVKKYGFKKINNYNYLPYDPVENQNPELDLFYITSYDKTRIKRLKKLCENIKNSGIKFRAVIAGKKSWKKQLLQIFNKKYSRNLVFRRKNIPQKQLPEYYRKSKAILDLQRDAQTGLSFRVFESMALEKKYITDNQDIKKYDFYNPANILILNSDFSNVEKSFFDNPYEKLPAEIYYKYTLDHWVTIVFNLDK is encoded by the coding sequence ATGAAAATTTGTTTAATCAGTTTCGATTTCTGGCATTACGATGAGCATATTGTCGCAAGGCTCAAAGAAAAAGGCGTAGATGCTCACCACATCAATATTGGCGCGTATACGCACAAAAATTTTGGAGCAAGATTAAAAAATACTTTCAGCAAAGTTTTTTTAGGAAAAAATCTGAAATACCAAAACCGGCAAAACTTCATTATTGACTCTCTTAAAAAGATTGGAAAACAAGATCAGATTCTGGTAATTAACCCGGAAGCAATAGAAGAACGTACTCACGAGGTGATCCGCAGTTATACAGAAAGAAATATTGCTTACCTTTATGACAGTATGCGTAGAAATCCTGCAGAGCATATACTTCATTTTTTTGATGCTGTTTTTTCGTTTGATTATGAAGATGTTAAAAAATATGGTTTCAAAAAGATTAATAATTACAATTATCTGCCCTATGATCCCGTAGAAAATCAAAATCCGGAATTGGATCTTTTCTACATTACTTCTTATGACAAAACGAGAATTAAAAGACTGAAAAAGCTTTGTGAAAATATTAAAAATTCGGGAATAAAATTCAGAGCTGTTATTGCAGGAAAAAAAAGCTGGAAGAAGCAACTTTTGCAGATTTTCAATAAAAAATATAGCAGAAATTTGGTTTTCAGAAGAAAAAATATCCCTCAAAAGCAACTTCCGGAATATTACAGAAAATCCAAAGCTATTCTTGATCTTCAGCGTGATGCACAGACCGGACTAAGCTTCAGGGTTTTTGAATCTATGGCTCTGGAAAAAAAATATATTACAGACAATCAGGATATTAAAAAATATGATTTTTATAATCCTGCAAATATCCTGATTTTGAACAGCGATTTTTCCAATGTAGAGAAATCATTCTTCGATAATCCATACGAAAAACTTCCTGCTGAAATTTACTATAAATATACGCTGGATCATTGGGTGACTATTGTTTTTAATTTAGACAAGTAA
- a CDS encoding glycosyltransferase family 4 protein, whose translation MKKIKRVLIVTKEYKCSLNPKVGGTGVFYKNLSTELVSRGVEVNVFLISKKQFDILEDGVNIYSIKDIFKSNPILELLRSLTGKVNFLEKLHDKIYLTEKKIISRKIKNWIQKNNLVFDIAETHDFDGLALSIPKSLPYVIRCHGSWSVLEKYFGYKKVHKGRIFCEKLAFEKSKNIICISKYNEKINKSLFSIKNPRLIYNGIDVNFYKPFPKPNIIPKSVFYFGNVSYEKGANTIIDSFLIVKKKYPNSTLHFVGNPNQYETFISQKINELEIKKSIIFHGNKNGTEAVGLLNRAEVVCFPSKGENFSLSLLEVMAMQKPVVCSSIDSFKEIIEDSVNGLIAKGDNFHEEIDLIFNDEALKNKISLNARKLIETEFGIDKMISETIDFYKEII comes from the coding sequence ATGAAGAAAATTAAAAGAGTACTTATTGTAACAAAGGAATATAAGTGTTCTCTCAATCCGAAAGTTGGTGGGACAGGAGTTTTTTATAAAAATCTTTCTACGGAATTAGTCAGTAGAGGTGTAGAAGTTAATGTGTTTTTAATTTCTAAAAAGCAATTTGATATTCTAGAAGATGGGGTTAATATATACTCTATAAAAGATATTTTTAAGTCGAATCCTATTCTTGAACTTTTGAGATCCTTAACCGGTAAAGTGAATTTTCTTGAGAAATTACATGATAAAATTTATTTAACTGAAAAGAAAATAATTTCAAGGAAAATAAAAAACTGGATTCAAAAAAACAATTTGGTTTTTGATATTGCGGAAACACATGATTTTGATGGTTTAGCACTTTCAATCCCCAAGTCTTTACCTTATGTAATCCGATGTCATGGTTCATGGTCTGTTCTGGAAAAATATTTTGGATATAAAAAAGTACACAAAGGGCGAATATTTTGTGAAAAATTAGCTTTCGAAAAGTCTAAGAACATTATATGCATTTCAAAGTATAATGAAAAAATCAATAAAAGCCTGTTTTCAATTAAAAATCCTAGGTTAATTTATAACGGTATTGATGTAAACTTTTACAAACCATTTCCAAAGCCTAATATCATCCCCAAATCGGTTTTTTATTTTGGAAATGTTTCTTATGAAAAGGGTGCAAATACGATTATTGATTCATTTTTAATTGTTAAAAAAAAATATCCAAATTCGACTTTGCATTTTGTTGGTAATCCTAATCAATACGAAACTTTTATTTCTCAAAAAATTAATGAGTTAGAAATAAAAAAATCAATTATTTTTCATGGGAATAAAAATGGGACAGAAGCTGTTGGGCTTCTTAATCGGGCAGAAGTGGTTTGTTTCCCTTCAAAAGGTGAAAATTTTAGCTTATCTTTGTTAGAAGTAATGGCAATGCAAAAGCCTGTTGTTTGTTCGTCAATAGATTCTTTTAAAGAGATTATTGAAGATTCTGTAAATGGATTAATTGCTAAAGGAGATAATTTTCATGAAGAAATTGATTTAATTTTTAATGATGAAGCATTAAAAAATAAAATATCATTAAATGCCAGAAAACTAATAGAAACCGAATTTGGTATAGATAAAATGATCTCCGAAACTATTGATTTTTATAAAGAAATTATATGA
- a CDS encoding sugar 3,4-ketoisomerase encodes MKDYTKPFLIEFPKIGGSALGYISVAENENLPFVPKRLYWTYFTPEEVERGGHSHYDLQQILIAVAGRIQVTTELVNGDKETFLLDKPNVGLYIPKMCWRDMKYTHNAVQICIASIEYDEKDYIRDYSEFLKHGR; translated from the coding sequence ATGAAAGATTATACAAAACCATTCCTAATAGAATTTCCTAAAATTGGAGGTTCAGCCTTGGGATATATTTCTGTGGCAGAGAATGAAAACCTTCCTTTTGTGCCGAAAAGATTGTATTGGACTTATTTTACACCGGAAGAAGTAGAAAGAGGAGGACATTCTCATTACGATTTGCAGCAGATACTTATCGCTGTTGCAGGAAGAATTCAGGTAACAACAGAGTTGGTGAATGGAGATAAAGAAACGTTTCTTTTGGATAAGCCTAATGTAGGACTTTATATTCCCAAAATGTGTTGGAGGGATATGAAATACACCCATAATGCGGTACAAATCTGTATTGCAAGTATTGAATATGATGAAAAAGATTATATCAGAGATTATTCTGAATTTTTAAAACATGGACGCTAG
- a CDS encoding glycosyltransferase family 61 protein, which translates to MTDFLPLNLITSEYYTEREIAKKPENIEMFLPKNFSDSQTTVSTTINAVEIFALRNVYCIPNSTYFLNLKKDKIFYEKWQDDTRIHYVYNTTNLIQHSVTLAKVKNHKNISFNKEAIFLGGTFTFNYYHFFTEILSKIEFFNNIPDAKDKIIVVDKDVEKTENLRELLSIFLKDYKIMFLEHENYYHFEKLWHITSPNYTIPNIMPGEKYESSFSKLSKNSLEYLRKKCFEGINYNKIKIKPVERVFISRKSKFRKYNEDEIFAVAKPYGFEEVFFEDLNIHEQIYLVNNAEYIIGPSGAAWTNILFTKPNAKGLTWLSSVWGDFSIYSTMAKHMNFDLYFYIFPQISDDFHENYILDAEIFSEQLKKLISL; encoded by the coding sequence GTGACAGATTTTTTACCTCTAAATTTAATAACTTCAGAATATTATACTGAAAGAGAAATTGCTAAAAAGCCGGAGAATATTGAAATGTTTTTACCTAAAAACTTTTCTGATTCTCAAACTACTGTATCAACTACAATAAATGCTGTTGAAATTTTTGCTCTCAGAAATGTTTATTGTATTCCTAACTCAACTTACTTTTTAAATCTTAAAAAGGATAAAATTTTTTATGAAAAATGGCAAGATGATACCAGAATACATTATGTTTATAATACAACTAATTTAATTCAACATTCTGTTACATTAGCCAAAGTGAAGAACCATAAAAATATTAGTTTCAATAAAGAAGCTATTTTTTTAGGGGGTACTTTTACCTTTAATTATTATCATTTCTTTACGGAAATCCTTTCGAAAATTGAATTTTTTAATAATATACCTGATGCAAAAGATAAAATTATTGTTGTAGATAAGGATGTTGAAAAAACTGAGAATCTGAGGGAACTTTTATCAATTTTTCTTAAAGATTACAAGATAATGTTTCTTGAACATGAAAACTATTATCATTTCGAAAAATTATGGCATATAACAAGTCCTAATTATACCATTCCCAACATAATGCCGGGAGAAAAGTACGAATCTTCGTTTTCGAAACTTTCAAAAAATTCGCTTGAATATCTGAGAAAGAAATGCTTCGAAGGTATAAATTATAATAAAATAAAAATAAAACCTGTTGAAAGAGTATTTATCTCCAGAAAATCTAAATTTAGAAAATATAATGAGGATGAGATTTTTGCAGTTGCTAAACCTTATGGATTTGAAGAGGTTTTCTTTGAAGATTTAAACATTCATGAACAGATTTATTTGGTAAACAACGCAGAGTATATTATTGGCCCTAGTGGTGCAGCGTGGACAAATATTTTGTTCACAAAACCTAATGCGAAAGGATTAACATGGTTAAGTTCCGTTTGGGGAGATTTTTCCATTTATTCTACAATGGCTAAGCATATGAATTTTGATTTATATTTTTATATTTTCCCACAAATATCAGATGATTTTCATGAGAATTATATATTAGATGCTGAAATTTTTTCCGAACAATTAAAAAAACTAATTTCATTATGA
- a CDS encoding N-acetyltransferase, which yields MIKIHPTADVQSTTIGNNTMIWQYCVILSRAVIGENCNINYNVFIENDVFIGNNVTIKPGVQIWDGITIEDNVFIGPNVTFTNDKHPVSKNKEFELLKTFVKRGASIGANSTILPGITINENAIIGAGSVITKDVPEGETWFGNPARKRD from the coding sequence ATGATAAAAATACATCCTACCGCTGACGTTCAAAGTACTACTATTGGAAATAATACGATGATTTGGCAGTATTGTGTGATTCTATCTCGAGCTGTAATTGGAGAAAATTGTAATATAAATTACAATGTTTTTATAGAAAATGATGTTTTTATAGGTAATAATGTAACCATAAAACCAGGCGTTCAAATTTGGGACGGAATTACTATTGAAGATAATGTATTTATTGGGCCGAATGTTACATTTACTAATGATAAGCATCCTGTTTCTAAAAATAAAGAATTTGAACTCTTAAAAACTTTTGTTAAAAGAGGCGCCTCCATTGGAGCAAATTCAACAATATTACCCGGTATTACTATCAACGAAAATGCTATAATTGGAGCCGGCAGTGTTATTACCAAAGATGTACCTGAAGGTGAAACATGGTTTGGAAATCCTGCAAGAAAGAGAGATTAA
- a CDS encoding DegT/DnrJ/EryC1/StrS family aminotransferase: MEIKFLDLQKINMLHQEEIENNLLKTFRSGWYLQGGETKNFEKNLAEYIGAKHTIGVANGLDALRLIIRAYKELGIFQDGDEIIVPANTYIASVLAITDNNLTPVFVEPDVNNQNIDISKIENNISEKTKAIMTVHLYGKIAYNEQLSDILNKYDLKLIEDNAQAIGAVYNGIKTGNLGDASGFSFYPGKNLGALGDGGAVSTNNDELASVIRAIANYGSNEKYINTYKGLNSRLDEIQASILDVKLKYIDQENNKRRQIAERYSKEIINSKIILPETKEGNLEHVWHLYVIRSSERDRLQKYLAEKGIQTLIHYPIPPHLQKCYEEYSEFKFPITEQLSAEVLSLPISPVLDEESVEYIINALNSFN; the protein is encoded by the coding sequence ATGGAAATTAAATTTCTTGACCTACAAAAAATAAATATGCTTCATCAGGAAGAAATTGAAAATAATCTGCTAAAAACATTTCGAAGCGGATGGTATCTTCAAGGTGGAGAAACAAAGAATTTTGAAAAAAATCTTGCAGAATACATTGGTGCAAAACATACTATAGGAGTCGCTAATGGTCTTGATGCTTTAAGGTTAATCATCAGAGCTTATAAAGAATTGGGAATTTTTCAGGATGGTGATGAGATTATAGTTCCTGCAAATACTTATATAGCATCAGTTTTAGCGATTACAGACAATAATCTTACACCAGTATTTGTGGAGCCTGATGTAAATAATCAAAATATAGATATATCTAAAATTGAAAATAATATTTCAGAAAAAACAAAAGCCATTATGACAGTTCACCTTTACGGTAAAATTGCTTATAATGAGCAGCTCTCTGATATCTTAAATAAATACGATCTTAAATTAATTGAAGATAATGCACAAGCAATTGGTGCCGTATATAATGGTATAAAAACAGGTAATTTAGGAGATGCTTCAGGTTTTAGCTTTTATCCTGGGAAAAATTTAGGTGCTTTAGGCGATGGAGGAGCGGTTTCTACAAATAATGATGAATTAGCTTCGGTTATAAGAGCAATTGCTAATTATGGATCCAATGAAAAATATATAAATACCTATAAAGGATTAAATTCTAGATTAGACGAAATCCAGGCAAGTATATTGGATGTGAAACTTAAATATATAGATCAAGAAAATAATAAACGTAGGCAGATTGCCGAAAGATATTCTAAAGAAATAATTAATTCCAAAATTATTTTACCGGAAACAAAAGAAGGTAATCTGGAACATGTTTGGCATTTGTATGTAATAAGAAGTTCAGAAAGAGATAGGCTGCAGAAGTATTTGGCAGAAAAAGGAATTCAAACACTCATTCATTATCCTATTCCGCCACACTTACAAAAATGCTACGAAGAATATAGTGAATTTAAATTCCCGATAACAGAGCAATTGAGTGCTGAAGTTTTGAGCCTTCCAATAAGTCCTGTTTTGGACGAAGAATCTGTTGAGTATATTATCAATGCATTAAATAGTTTTAATTAA
- a CDS encoding glycosyltransferase family 2 protein — translation MNHEKFIEQACISAIKQTYANIEIIFLDNASKDKTFEIASKILSPSNVKHKLIKNNEVFGVSKNLNILVSHASGKFISILSGDDWYTENNIAEKVKYFEENPLTDFVLTDGYKYYQDQDQLTEAYTKNEKDRIFRNISNFFHHNVTANKTVNVGTFVKKEILMKFPFDENVNTEDWDMNLRLVSKGFNLGFINKKLFYYRIVSTSLSRNWKLMKDSYEKVTLKYLDYIKANQDLYIDYRLKLLHFKYEILISEASSEKEKTILIKDWKKEKYKLKYKNPILFFKLLMLK, via the coding sequence ATGAATCATGAAAAATTCATTGAGCAGGCTTGTATTTCGGCAATTAAACAAACTTATGCAAATATTGAAATTATCTTTTTAGACAATGCTTCAAAAGACAAGACTTTTGAAATTGCCAGTAAAATACTTTCACCATCGAATGTGAAACATAAATTAATTAAGAATAATGAAGTTTTTGGAGTATCAAAAAACCTTAATATATTAGTTTCGCATGCTTCAGGTAAATTTATTTCCATTCTTTCTGGTGATGATTGGTATACAGAAAACAATATCGCAGAAAAAGTAAAATATTTTGAAGAAAATCCACTTACCGATTTTGTACTTACTGATGGATACAAGTATTATCAGGATCAAGATCAATTAACCGAAGCTTACACTAAGAACGAAAAAGATCGTATTTTCAGAAATATCAGCAATTTTTTTCATCATAATGTTACGGCAAATAAAACTGTAAATGTAGGAACATTTGTAAAGAAAGAAATCTTAATGAAATTTCCTTTTGATGAAAATGTAAATACCGAAGATTGGGATATGAATCTCAGATTGGTGTCAAAAGGTTTTAACTTAGGTTTTATAAATAAAAAACTTTTTTACTACAGAATTGTTTCTACAAGCCTTTCTAGAAATTGGAAGCTTATGAAAGATTCTTATGAAAAAGTAACCCTCAAATATTTAGATTATATAAAAGCTAATCAAGACTTATATATAGACTATAGGCTAAAACTTCTTCATTTCAAATACGAAATTTTAATTTCAGAAGCTTCTTCTGAAAAAGAAAAAACAATTTTAATAAAAGATTGGAAAAAAGAAAAATACAAATTGAAGTACAAAAACCCTATTTTATTTTTCAAGCTTCTAATGTTGAAATAA